Proteins encoded within one genomic window of Blastocatellia bacterium:
- a CDS encoding DUF4238 domain-containing protein: protein MAQHKRQHYVPQSYLKRFTQDDKRLYVYDKVLRQSLGLISVKDIAQESYFYDIPLDAIPKDIPGINRDPHLEEEGLKAIDDEFKKIIDVAIGVAKGGGADLKQRAVMSFCLAVQLMRTLDFRNVLVRAMEKLTEATLNSVLELADPKLASQLRVEAKKYDKGGASVLHNHHLWNPENMSRIAKVLYNRIWLLGVNTSPIPLYTSDAPVALWAHKEMEPYTPKPDTGPAFSKAIDMVIESDRPGLETEGVEVYFPLNPHCALIILENEHFKNLQEWQGKRIPLNLAAVEAYNKLQVLESHRQVYSISDDFGLAEKTCAEHPEKCASDRERVKIEFWKWNTQS from the coding sequence ATGGCGCAGCATAAGAGGCAACATTATGTCCCACAATCTTATCTTAAACGGTTCACACAAGATGATAAAAGGCTGTACGTTTATGATAAGGTTCTAAGGCAATCACTTGGGTTAATAAGCGTGAAGGACATTGCCCAAGAAAGCTACTTTTATGATATTCCTTTGGATGCTATTCCCAAAGACATCCCTGGAATAAATAGGGACCCTCATCTGGAGGAGGAGGGGCTTAAAGCCATAGATGATGAATTCAAAAAGATAATTGATGTCGCAATAGGTGTAGCAAAGGGCGGAGGTGCTGATCTGAAGCAAAGAGCCGTAATGTCCTTCTGCCTCGCCGTTCAGTTAATGCGGACATTGGATTTTCGCAATGTTCTTGTACGGGCTATGGAAAAGCTAACAGAGGCTACACTCAATAGCGTACTTGAACTAGCTGACCCTAAATTAGCTTCCCAACTCCGTGTTGAGGCCAAGAAATATGACAAAGGGGGCGCATCCGTACTACATAACCATCATCTGTGGAATCCTGAAAACATGAGTCGCATAGCGAAAGTCCTCTATAACCGCATTTGGCTCTTGGGAGTAAATACAAGCCCCATACCTCTGTACACATCCGATGCTCCCGTTGCTCTATGGGCGCATAAGGAGATGGAGCCTTATACACCAAAACCAGATACAGGCCCGGCCTTCAGTAAGGCTATTGATATGGTCATAGAATCAGATAGGCCCGGCCTGGAAACTGAAGGCGTTGAGGTATATTTCCCGCTCAACCCTCATTGTGCTTTGATTATTCTGGAAAATGAACATTTCAAGAATTTGCAAGAATGGCAAGGCAAGCGAATCCCTCTAAACTTGGCAGCAGTCGAGGCGTACAACAAATTGCAAGTTCTCGAAAGCCATCGGCAAGTCTATTCCATTTCGGATGACTTCGGTTTGGCTGAGAAAACATGTGCTGAACATCCAGAAAAATGTGCTTCAGATCGAGAGAGGGTCAAGATTGAATTCTGGAAATGGAATACACAAAGCTGA